The following coding sequences are from one Musa acuminata AAA Group cultivar baxijiao chromosome BXJ1-6, Cavendish_Baxijiao_AAA, whole genome shotgun sequence window:
- the LOC103987831 gene encoding probable sugar phosphate/phosphate translocator At1g06470: protein MAEGDHGAKKDVEAAGTKVDEDRTENEGQVLHKDLYISNRCRGDGIERSSCLVDGSCDGGMPEEAENVESPLIHGEGLNNSVAVEPKTQISPYFRQRTAVVGAEGNPNGNKYVPIDVVNGLHPSQSILKLEELERAAESTISTVVVLKTLFYILVWYTFSTCLTLYNKTLLGDKLGKFPAPLLMNTFHFALQAILSKIVVCIQSRKGDVGIKMTWKDYFIKVVPTALGTALDINLSNASLVFISVTFATMCKSASPVFLLLFAFAFRLETPSVKLLGIILIISIGVLLTVAKETEFEFWGFVFVMFAAVMSGFRWSMTQILLQKEAYGLKNPITLMSYVTPTMVVATLVLSLIMDPWHDFDTNTYFDSPWHVARSCLLMLIGGALAFFMVLTEYILVSATSAVTVSIAGVVKEAVTIVVAVFYFHDQFTLLKGIGLLIIITGVSLFNWYKYEKLKTGQPSGNEEAISSSPSGAVKYVILDDMELLDIEN from the exons ATGGCCGAGGGCGATCACGGAGCGAAGAAGGATGTCGAAGCGGCGGGAACGAAGGTTGACGAGGATCGGACCGAGAACGAAGGGCAGGTGCTCCACAAGGACCTATATATCTCCAACCGGTGCCGCGGCGACGGCATCGAGCGGTCGAGCTGCTTGGTCGATGGATCTTGCGACGGCGGTATGCCGGAAGAGGCCGAGAATGTCGAGTCGCCATTGATCCATGGGGAGGGATTGAACAATAGTGTAGCCGTCGAGCCTAAGACCCAGATATCGCCCTACTTTCGCCAGAGGACCGCGGTTGTTGGTGCCGAGGGGAACCCGAACGGTAACAAGTACGTTCCCATCGACGTGGTGAATGGTCTGCATCCGAGCCAGTCGATTTTGAAGCTCGAAGAATTAGAAAGGGCTGCAGAGAGCACCATCTCCACGGTCGTTGTGCTCAAGACATTGTTTTATATTTTGGTCTGGTACACATTCAGCACTTGTTTGACATT GTACAATAAGACACTTTTAGGGGATAAGTTAGGGAAGTTTCCGGCACCATTATTGATGAACACATTTCATTTTGCATTGCAAGCTATTTTATCAAAAATAGTGGTGTGCATACAGTCTCGGAAAGGTGATGTTGGCATTAAAATGACATGGAAGGATTACTTCATTAAAG TTGTGCCAACAGCTCTTGGAACTGCACTTGACATAAACTTGAGCAACGCTTCTCTTGTTTTCATATCCGTGACATTTGCTACAATG TGTAAATCAGCCTCTCCGGTATTTCTTCTGCTTTTTGCATTTGCATTTAG GTTGGAAACTCCGAGTGTTAAGCTTCTGGGCATCATATTAATCATTTCCATTGGAGTTCTGTTAACAG TTGCCAAGGAGACAGAGTTTGAATTTTGGGGATTTGTCTTTGTCATGTTTGCTGCTGTTATGAGTGGTTTTCGCTGGTCCATGACTCAGATTCTTTTGCAG AAAGAAGCTTATG GTTTAAAGAATCCAATTACTCTGATGAGTTATGTTACTCCTACCATGGTTGTAGCAACTTTGGTTCTCTCTCTTATAATGGATCCTTGGCATGATTTTGACACAAATACATACTTCGATAGTCCATGGCATGTTGCCCGCAGCTGTCTCTTAATGCTAATTGGTGGAGCATTGGCCTTTTTTATG GTGTTAACTGAATATATTCTTGTTTCAGCAACCAGTGCTGTAACTGTTTCTATAGCTGGCGTTGTGAAGGAAGCGGTTACTATTGTG GTTGCCGTGTTTTACTTCCATGACCAGTTCACCTTGTTGAAAGGAATTGGACTTCTTATAATCATTACTGGTGTCAGTTTATTCAACTGGTACAA ATATGAAAAACTGAAGACGGGTCAGCCAAGCGGAAATGAAGAAGCCATTTCTTCAAGTCCCAGTGGAGCAGTAAAATATGTCATCCTTGATGACATGGAACTTCTAGATATTGAAAATTGA
- the LOC103987832 gene encoding uncharacterized protein LOC103987832 isoform X2, with the protein MAADGALEIFPQIQALVLDKLQVVSYKWLSRNFSVSSNYAKRLLQEFAEKHCNELVVIYTLSGWLKSEPQAYCVKLASTYKLEEVKQVFKDNCSVQVYSVQACIPSDLAVIWNAEFVQAEELFNQPLTEGNCLRDNRFCGVSNSFVKRIVDGKHVGAAAPWPMNGKRVAIESKGISTVKCQPIQHPQQGSGAKNGMQSSIAVSSDNSEKVALDAASKVTKPPLIKESVSGGNTGKIKGQNVKSSSGTTSSLASLWGNASAKSKPAAPAAETAIDTSIAAALDAANSEDEDHHNNHKRERNSVSGRKRRVFLDFSDDDDEEENVTSLSSPDVFKGKHAAESLPKTESLLDRSKPSTAEPKGDRLSDGLDSTKGKNSSLPSDADERIASITMGGISLKKKTNSYNQGDTDKNNKDVATTSTSPKRRKVLKTRIDDRGREVTEVIWEGETADSNLPEKNISVNDAANRPPVANKAQAAGIAASTNPGKGGNKKPGKGGLKDAKQGNILSFFKRV; encoded by the exons ATGGCGGCCGATGGAGCCCTAGAAATTTTCCCGCAGATCCAGGCACTCGTCCTCGACAAACTTCAAGTG GTTTCCTACAAGTGGCTTAGTCGCAACTTTTCGGTGTCATCAAATTATGCAAAAAG GTTGCTTCAGGAGTTTGCGGAAAAGCACTGCAATGAGTTGGTGGTGATATACACATTGTCCGGATGGTTGAAGAGTGAACCTCAAGCCTATTGTGTAAAACTTGCTTCAACCTATAAACTAGAAG AAGTCAAACAAGTATTTAAAGATAATTGCTCAGTTCAGGTTTACAGTGTCCAAGCATGTATTCCAAGTGATCTTGCAGTTATATGGAATGCTGAATTTGTGCAGGCGGAGGAACTCTTTAATCAACCATTGACTGAAGGAAACTGCTTGAGGGATAACAG GTTCTGTGGCGTTTCAAATTCATTTGTCAAGCGCATTGTTGATGGGAAGCATGTTGGTGCTGCAGCACCATGGCCCATGAATGGTAAAAGAGTAGCTATAGAGTCAAAAGGTATCAGCACTGTGAAATGTCAGCCTATTCAGCATCCTCAACAAGGATCCGGTGCCAAAAATGGCATGCAGTCATCTATTGCAGTATCAAGTGATAATAGCGAGAAAGTTGCTCTTGATGCAGCCAGCAAAGTTACTAAGCCGCCTTTAATCAAAGAATCTGTTTCTGGTGGTAATACTGGCAAAATTAAAGGTCAGAATGTAAAGTCCTCATCAGGGACTACCAGTTCACTTGCTAGTTTGTGGGGCAATGCTTCAGCAAAATCAAAGCCTGCGGCTCCTGCTGCTGAAACCGCTATTGACACCTCAATTGCTGCTG CTTTGGATGCTGCCAACAGTGAAGATGAGGACCATCATAATAATCATAAGCGGGAGAGGAACAGTGTAAGCGGCAGAAAGAGAagggtttttcttgatttctcagatgatgatgatgaagaggaaAATGTTACTAGTCTTTCATCTCCAGATGTTTTTAAAGGGAAACATGCTGCAGAATCCTTGCCTAAAACTGAAAGCTTATTGGACAGAAGTAAACCGAGCACTGCAGAGCCAAAGGGTGACAGATTGAGTGATGGGCTAGATAGCACTAAGGGGAAAAATTCTTCACTTCCATCAGATGCTGACGAAAGAATTGCAAGCATTACAATGGGAGGAATTTCCTTAAAAAAGAAGACCAATAGCTATAATCAAGGGGACACTGACAAGAATAATAAGGATGTAGCCACCACTTCTACTTCACCAAAGAGAAGAAAAGTACTCAAAACTCGAATTGACGATCGAGGAAGAGAAG TTACTGAGGTTATTTGGGAGGGGGAAACTGCTGACAGTAATCTGCCTGAGAAGAACATTTCCGTTAATGATGCTGCAAACAG GCCTCCTGTGGCTAATAAAGCGCAAGCAGCAGGAATCGCTGCTTCCACTAATCCAGGAAAGGGTGGCAACAAGAAACCAGGAAAAGGTGGCCTAAAAGATGCGAAGCAAGGAAATATTCTGTCCTTTTTCAAGAGGGTGTAA
- the LOC103987832 gene encoding uncharacterized protein LOC103987832 isoform X1, producing MAADGALEIFPQIQALVLDKLQVVSYKWLSRNFSVSSNYAKRLLQEFAEKHCNELVVIYTLSGWLKSEPQAYCVKLASTYKLEEVKQVFKDNCSVQVYSVQACIPSDLAVIWNAEFVQAEELFNQPLTEGNCLRDNRFCGVSNSFVKRIVDGKHVGAAAPWPMNGKRVAIESKGISTVKCQPIQHPQQGSGAKNGMQSSIAVSSDNSEKVALDAASKVTKPPLIKESVSGGNTGKIKGQNVKSSSGTTSSLASLWGNASAKSKPAAPAAETAIDTSIAAATAEAQICAHEALDAANSEDEDHHNNHKRERNSVSGRKRRVFLDFSDDDDEEENVTSLSSPDVFKGKHAAESLPKTESLLDRSKPSTAEPKGDRLSDGLDSTKGKNSSLPSDADERIASITMGGISLKKKTNSYNQGDTDKNNKDVATTSTSPKRRKVLKTRIDDRGREVTEVIWEGETADSNLPEKNISVNDAANRPPVANKAQAAGIAASTNPGKGGNKKPGKGGLKDAKQGNILSFFKRV from the exons ATGGCGGCCGATGGAGCCCTAGAAATTTTCCCGCAGATCCAGGCACTCGTCCTCGACAAACTTCAAGTG GTTTCCTACAAGTGGCTTAGTCGCAACTTTTCGGTGTCATCAAATTATGCAAAAAG GTTGCTTCAGGAGTTTGCGGAAAAGCACTGCAATGAGTTGGTGGTGATATACACATTGTCCGGATGGTTGAAGAGTGAACCTCAAGCCTATTGTGTAAAACTTGCTTCAACCTATAAACTAGAAG AAGTCAAACAAGTATTTAAAGATAATTGCTCAGTTCAGGTTTACAGTGTCCAAGCATGTATTCCAAGTGATCTTGCAGTTATATGGAATGCTGAATTTGTGCAGGCGGAGGAACTCTTTAATCAACCATTGACTGAAGGAAACTGCTTGAGGGATAACAG GTTCTGTGGCGTTTCAAATTCATTTGTCAAGCGCATTGTTGATGGGAAGCATGTTGGTGCTGCAGCACCATGGCCCATGAATGGTAAAAGAGTAGCTATAGAGTCAAAAGGTATCAGCACTGTGAAATGTCAGCCTATTCAGCATCCTCAACAAGGATCCGGTGCCAAAAATGGCATGCAGTCATCTATTGCAGTATCAAGTGATAATAGCGAGAAAGTTGCTCTTGATGCAGCCAGCAAAGTTACTAAGCCGCCTTTAATCAAAGAATCTGTTTCTGGTGGTAATACTGGCAAAATTAAAGGTCAGAATGTAAAGTCCTCATCAGGGACTACCAGTTCACTTGCTAGTTTGTGGGGCAATGCTTCAGCAAAATCAAAGCCTGCGGCTCCTGCTGCTGAAACCGCTATTGACACCTCAATTGCTGCTG CTACTGCTGAAGCTCAAATATGTGCACATGAAGCTTTGGATGCTGCCAACAGTGAAGATGAGGACCATCATAATAATCATAAGCGGGAGAGGAACAGTGTAAGCGGCAGAAAGAGAagggtttttcttgatttctcagatgatgatgatgaagaggaaAATGTTACTAGTCTTTCATCTCCAGATGTTTTTAAAGGGAAACATGCTGCAGAATCCTTGCCTAAAACTGAAAGCTTATTGGACAGAAGTAAACCGAGCACTGCAGAGCCAAAGGGTGACAGATTGAGTGATGGGCTAGATAGCACTAAGGGGAAAAATTCTTCACTTCCATCAGATGCTGACGAAAGAATTGCAAGCATTACAATGGGAGGAATTTCCTTAAAAAAGAAGACCAATAGCTATAATCAAGGGGACACTGACAAGAATAATAAGGATGTAGCCACCACTTCTACTTCACCAAAGAGAAGAAAAGTACTCAAAACTCGAATTGACGATCGAGGAAGAGAAG TTACTGAGGTTATTTGGGAGGGGGAAACTGCTGACAGTAATCTGCCTGAGAAGAACATTTCCGTTAATGATGCTGCAAACAG GCCTCCTGTGGCTAATAAAGCGCAAGCAGCAGGAATCGCTGCTTCCACTAATCCAGGAAAGGGTGGCAACAAGAAACCAGGAAAAGGTGGCCTAAAAGATGCGAAGCAAGGAAATATTCTGTCCTTTTTCAAGAGGGTGTAA
- the LOC103988415 gene encoding probable alpha,alpha-trehalose-phosphate synthase [UDP-forming] 7, with amino-acid sequence MGNSDLRREAAAKSKRMTVQQLMEQLNEEERAWETSEVSASEEAEAEAPQLQRPATDVASPSASRRRVIVVVHQLPFHATSDPDIPGLCKFVPEEDCPLLHLGEGVPAGTELVLVGTLPGAADLSQELRDRLARGSHLLGFLILPVFLPPNTDSRLSRLCKVYLHHALHSVIPYGVGAPIYDESSSAAWDEATAIFANAVDDAIRTHDDLVWLHDYHLFLLPSLIRHRHRHPSIRLGFSLHAPFPSRDVFLSLPPATQILNSLLCCDLLGFHALDHARHFLSCCRRALGLHHRPRRSPSSHGFLGVDHLGRTIGIHVLAPGIHLPSTVAHVAAFSSPEGTDTLADLRCKYRDMTVLLSIDEPDVFRSIHLKLLAFNMVLRKLQGTRFQDRVALIQMLNCRGRPYARENSALRQNLKAHCDTINRVFGSEHFKPVEMVEQDVIRPRAKAAFYVIADCLLDTAIRGGVNLIPYEYVVSRQVDRSRHSSWKKSRVVLSEFTGSLQALSRATKVNPLDPPKTAEALVEVISMSEEEKQEQHEKHCADIRNYDVAYWSRSFIDDLRSREAAHFNNGDAVSEDGFTELQEQTVTSAYTKASRRAIFLDYDGTLESESSDAKARKAWVTDVLSSLCADPRNVVFIVSGRTKKDLGRWFGKCWGLGIAAERGYFSRWGGQAEWESMEEVVNLDWVGVAGPLMKRYMEATKHPTLEIKHSAIVWRYEEVDPARAKEMVDLMKDLLLHEPVVIKSGHRSIEVHPQGSNKGSVVRKVLSAMADDQNRADFVLFIGDDSSDQDMFEFFATDKHKDVVAPRATVITCTVANKASKAKYYLENMDRVKSLLVSLAERARLLSRSKLLTVTQQQ; translated from the exons ATGGGGAACTCGGACTTGAGGAGGGAGGCGGCGGCGAAGTCCAAGCGGATGACGGTGCAGCAGCTAATGGAGCAGCTGAACGAAGAGGAACGAGCGTGGGAGACCAGCGAGGTGTCCGCTTCCGAGGAAGCAGAGGCGGAGGCGCCTCAACTCCAACGACCGGCGACCGACGTGGCCTCCCCTTCCGCTTCGCGAAGGCGGGTGATCGTGGTGGTGCACCAGCTCCCATTTCACGCGACTTCCGACCCCGACATCCCTGGCCTGTGCAAATTCGTACCGGAGGAGGACTGTCCCCTTCTCCACCTCGGAGAAGGCGTCCCCGCCGGCACCGAACTCGTCTTGGTCGGCACCCTCCCTGGCGCCGCCGACCTATCTCAGGAGCTGCGCGACAGGCTCGCCCGGGGCAGCCACCTCCTCGGCTTCCTCATCCTCCCCGTCTTCCTCCCGCCAAACACCGATTCCAGGCTGTCCCGCCTCTGCAAGGTCTACCTCCACCATGCCCTCCATTCCGTGATTCCCTACGGCGTGGGCGCCCCCATCTACGACGAGTCCTCTTCTGCCGCCTGGGATGAAGCCACTGCCATCTTCGCCAACGCCGTCGATGACGCCATTCGCACCCACGACGACCTCGTCTGGTTGCACGACTAccatctcttcctcctcccctccctcatccgccaccgccaccgccaccccaGCATCCGCCTCGGCTTCTCCCTCCATGCCCCCTTCCCGTCCAGGGACGTCTTCCTCTCGCTCCCCCCCGCCACCCAGATCCTCAACTCACTTCTCTGCTGCGACCTCCTCGGATTCCATGCTCTCGATCACGCCCGCCACTTCCTCTCGTGCTGCCGCCGCGCCCTCGGCCTCCACCACCGCCCCCGACGCTCTCCATCCTCCCACGGCTTCCTCGGAGTCGACCACCTCGGGCGCACCATCGGGATCCACGTCCTAGCCCCCGGCATCCACCTGCCCAGCACCGTCGCCCACGTTGCCGCCTTCTCCTCTCCCGAAGGCACTGACACGCTCGCCGATCTCCGCTGCAAATACCGCGACATGACCGTCCTCCTCAGCATCGACGAACCGGACGTCTTCAGGTCCATCCACTTAAAGCTGCTTGCTTTTAACATGGTGCTCCGGAAGCTCCAGGGAACCCGCTTCCAGGACCGCGTCGCCCTGATCCAGATGCTCAACTGCAGGGGGCGACCCTACGCGAGGGAAAACTCCGCCCTCCGCCAGAACCTCAAGGCTCACTGCGACACAATCAACCGCGTTTTCGGTTCCGAACATTTCAAGCCTGTCGAAATGGTGGAGCAAGACGTTATCAGACCAAGAGCGAAGGCCGCATTCTACGTCATCGCTGACTGCCTTTTGGACACCGCCATAAGGGGCGGAGTGAATCTGATCCCCTACGAGTACGTCGTTTCCAGGCAGGTAGACCGTTCACGCCATTCCTCCTGGAAGAAGAGCAGGGTGGTGTTGTCGGAGTTCACTGGGTCGTTGCAGGCCCTGAGCAGGGCGACCAAAGTCAACCCGTTGGACCCCCCAAAGACCGCCGAAGCACTGGTCGAAGTGATCTCGATGAGCGAGGAGGAGAAACAGGAGCAGCACGAGAAGCACTGCGCAGACATCAGAAACTACGATGTGGCTTACTGGTCCAGGAGCTTCATCGATGATCTGAGGAGCCGTGAGGCGGCCCACTTCAACAACGGAGACGCTGTATCCGAAGACGGCTTCACGGAGCTCCAAGAGCAAACGGTAACGTCGGCTTATACGAAGGCCAGTAGGAGGGCAATTTTCCTCGACTACGATGGCACTCTGGAGTCCGAATCTTCCGACGCGAAGGCACGAAAAGCGTGGGTTACGGACGTCCTGTCTTCCCTGTGTGCCGATCCTAGAAATGTGGTTTTCATCGTCAGTGGAAGAACGAAGAAGGATTTGGGGAGGTGGTTCGGGAAGTGCTGGGGTCTCGGCATTGCCGCCGAACGTGGCTACTTCTCAAG GTGGGGAGGACAAGCCGAGTGGGAATCTATGGAGGAAGTCGTCAACCTCGATTGGGTCGGTGTCGCGGGGCCACTGATGAAACGGTACATGGAGGCCACGAAGCATCCGACGTTGGAGATCAAACACAGTGCAATCGTGTGGCGGTATGAAGAGGTAGATCCTGCACGGGCAAAGGAGATGGTGGACCTTATGAAGGATTTGCTACTACACGAACCAGTAGTGATCAAGAGTGGCCATCGTAGCATCGAAGTCCATCCGCAG GGAAGCAACAAAGGCTCGGTGGTCAGGAAGGTCCTCTCGGCGATGGCTGACGACCAGAATCGAGCGGACTTTGTGCTGTTCATCGGCGACGACTCCTCAGACCAGGACATGTTCGAATTTTTCGCCACGGATAAGCACAAGGATGTGGTTGCTCCCcgtgccaccgtgatcacttgcaCGGTTGCCAATAAGGCCAGCAAAGCCAAGTATTACCTGGAAAACATGGACAGAGTCAAAAGTCTGCTCGTCTCCCTTGCTGAACGCGCAAGGTTGCTGTCGAGATCTAAGCTGCTTACGGTAACCCAACAACAATGA